From a single Rhodococcus qingshengii JCM 15477 genomic region:
- a CDS encoding LLM class F420-dependent oxidoreductase: MSSTHGSDALRKFRFAAGGEGNAEEGGARRFVKLAQKAEELGYDSFMIPDHLGNQVGPIAALGALAVATDKIRLGTAVLANGFRHPAVLAKDAATIDVLSGGRLELGIGAGWMKEEFDKGGIAYESPGVRIEKLEESLQILDVLLRGQECTFEGKHYQVRGLKGSPRPRQGPRPPIIVGGGGPKMLALAAKYADIISVATPTNRDGRLLLSGITMEKTIERVERIREAAGERFDEIELNWTITMIMITDDREQAAEMAIAALDQGFPPNIEVDRKLSVEELLNSPYLAVGTFEEIADQIRLVREKTSMSYVGVFPTQMEAFAPIIPLLAGE; encoded by the coding sequence ATGAGTTCCACCCACGGCAGCGATGCCCTACGCAAATTTCGGTTTGCGGCCGGTGGCGAGGGCAACGCCGAAGAGGGTGGTGCGCGACGCTTCGTCAAGCTCGCGCAGAAGGCCGAGGAACTCGGCTACGACTCGTTCATGATTCCGGATCACCTGGGTAATCAGGTCGGCCCGATCGCCGCTCTCGGAGCGCTCGCGGTGGCCACCGACAAGATTCGTCTCGGCACCGCCGTGTTGGCCAACGGCTTCCGTCATCCTGCTGTGCTCGCGAAGGACGCGGCGACAATCGACGTGCTGTCCGGTGGTCGACTCGAACTCGGTATCGGTGCGGGCTGGATGAAGGAAGAGTTCGACAAGGGCGGCATCGCCTACGAAAGTCCGGGCGTTCGCATCGAGAAGCTCGAGGAGTCTCTGCAGATTCTCGACGTTCTTCTGCGCGGGCAGGAATGCACTTTCGAAGGCAAGCACTATCAGGTGCGCGGCCTCAAGGGCAGCCCGCGACCGCGGCAGGGCCCGCGGCCACCGATCATCGTGGGCGGCGGAGGCCCGAAGATGCTTGCTCTCGCGGCGAAGTACGCGGACATCATCTCGGTCGCCACACCGACCAACCGTGACGGGCGGCTTCTGCTCTCCGGAATCACGATGGAAAAGACCATCGAACGTGTCGAGCGGATCCGCGAAGCTGCCGGCGAGCGTTTCGATGAGATCGAACTCAACTGGACCATCACCATGATCATGATCACCGACGATCGAGAGCAGGCTGCCGAAATGGCAATCGCCGCTCTGGACCAAGGTTTTCCGCCGAACATCGAAGTGGATCGTAAGCTGAGCGTGGAGGAGCTGTTGAACTCTCCATACCTGGCTGTGGGCACTTTCGAGGAAATCGCAGACCAGATTCGACTGGTCCGCGAGAAGACGTCGATGTCGTACGTCGGGGTCTTCCCGACGCAGATGGAAGCGTTCGCCCCGATCATCCCGTTACTGGCGGGCGAGTAG
- the fadD32 gene encoding long-chain-fatty-acid--AMP ligase FadD32, protein MNALFDGFLDEKGQIRLQPGFTLVDYVEQHSRVNADELAYRYIDYSRERDGEALELTWEQFGVRLRAVAARLQQVTKRGDRVAILAPQGLDYVISFFAAIQAGSIAVPLFDPDEPGHTDRLHAVLGDCKPTAILTAASSAAGVRQLFRSLPAAERPRIIAVDAIPDTVGETWVRPDIELDDIAYLQYTSGSTRVPAGVEITHRAVGTNALQMVDSIELNEDSRGVTWLPLFHDMGLLTVILPALGGKYITIMSPRAFVQRPYRWIKELAAVSDGAGTFAAAPNFAFEHAAARGLPKDGETLDLSNVIGLINGSEPVTTSSMRKFNDAFAQYGLPKTAIKPSYGMAEATLFVSSTKHSDEAKVIYVDRTELNKGRMVIVDQYSENAIAQVSCGYVSRSQWAAIVDPETLTEVPDNHVGEIWLHGENIGIGYWGRPDETAETFHNKLDNRLSEDSHTEGTPTDANWMRTGDFGVYVDGELYITGRVKDLVIVDGRNHYPQDLEASAQEASPALRPGFIAAFAVPANQLPSVVFSNTHSGLKFDDDDSSEQLVIVAERAPGAGKADPQPIADTVRAAISSRHGVTARDILLVPAGSIPRTSSGKIARRACKASYIEGTLRGGYQQTAFPDSV, encoded by the coding sequence ATGAACGCGCTGTTCGATGGCTTTCTCGACGAGAAGGGCCAGATCCGCCTGCAACCAGGCTTCACGCTGGTCGACTACGTCGAGCAACACTCGCGTGTCAACGCGGACGAGCTCGCGTATCGGTACATCGACTACTCACGCGAGCGTGACGGTGAAGCCCTGGAGCTGACCTGGGAGCAGTTCGGTGTGCGTCTGCGCGCTGTTGCAGCCCGTCTGCAGCAGGTCACCAAGCGTGGCGACCGCGTCGCGATTCTTGCTCCGCAGGGACTCGACTACGTCATTTCGTTCTTCGCGGCCATTCAGGCCGGTTCCATCGCGGTGCCGCTCTTCGATCCGGACGAGCCCGGTCACACCGACCGTCTTCACGCTGTTCTCGGTGACTGCAAGCCGACTGCGATTCTGACTGCCGCATCGTCGGCGGCCGGTGTTCGCCAGTTGTTCCGCTCGCTTCCCGCTGCCGAGCGTCCGCGCATCATCGCCGTCGACGCGATTCCCGATACCGTCGGTGAAACGTGGGTTCGTCCCGACATCGAACTCGACGACATCGCGTACCTGCAGTACACCTCGGGTTCGACCCGAGTTCCCGCCGGCGTGGAGATCACCCATCGTGCTGTCGGAACGAACGCGCTCCAGATGGTCGACTCCATCGAACTCAACGAGGACTCACGCGGTGTCACGTGGCTGCCGCTGTTCCACGACATGGGCCTGCTGACGGTCATCCTGCCTGCTCTGGGCGGCAAGTACATCACCATCATGAGCCCGCGCGCTTTCGTGCAGCGGCCGTACCGGTGGATCAAGGAACTTGCTGCGGTTTCCGACGGCGCCGGCACCTTTGCTGCCGCTCCCAACTTCGCTTTCGAGCACGCTGCCGCGCGTGGCCTGCCGAAGGACGGCGAGACCCTGGACCTGAGCAACGTCATCGGACTGATCAACGGCAGTGAGCCGGTCACGACGTCGTCGATGCGCAAGTTCAACGACGCTTTTGCTCAGTACGGTCTGCCCAAGACTGCGATCAAGCCGTCGTACGGCATGGCCGAGGCGACGCTCTTCGTCTCCTCGACCAAGCATTCCGACGAGGCCAAGGTCATCTACGTCGACCGCACGGAACTCAACAAGGGACGCATGGTCATCGTCGACCAGTACTCCGAGAACGCAATCGCGCAGGTCTCCTGTGGGTACGTCTCGCGCAGTCAGTGGGCGGCGATCGTCGATCCCGAGACGCTGACCGAGGTCCCCGACAATCACGTCGGCGAGATCTGGTTGCACGGCGAGAACATCGGTATCGGCTACTGGGGTCGCCCCGACGAGACGGCGGAGACCTTCCACAACAAGCTGGACAATCGGTTGAGCGAAGACAGCCACACCGAGGGCACGCCGACGGATGCCAACTGGATGCGTACCGGCGACTTCGGCGTCTACGTCGACGGCGAGCTGTACATCACCGGGCGCGTCAAGGACCTCGTGATCGTCGACGGTCGCAATCATTACCCGCAGGACCTCGAGGCTTCGGCTCAGGAAGCCAGCCCGGCTCTGCGCCCCGGCTTCATCGCTGCGTTTGCCGTACCGGCCAACCAGCTGCCGTCCGTCGTGTTCTCCAACACGCACTCGGGTCTGAAGTTCGACGACGACGATTCCTCGGAGCAGTTGGTCATCGTGGCCGAGCGTGCTCCCGGCGCAGGCAAGGCCGATCCGCAGCCGATCGCGGACACCGTGCGTGCGGCGATTTCTTCCCGTCACGGTGTTACGGCCCGAGACATCCTGCTCGTCCCCGCGGGTTCGATTCCGCGTACGTCCAGCGGCAAGATCGCTCGCCGCGCGTGTAAGGCGAGCTATATCGAGGGAACGTTGCGAGGCGGCTATCAGCAGACCGCATTCCCCGATAGCGTTTGA
- a CDS encoding cutinase family protein, translating into MARSGKRRGCLIPLLIILVVAAVVIGGWYILAGRVPSPTPIPPSPEPPVSQPASCPDVQVVAIPGTWESSATDDPYNPTANPASLMLNVTRPLQEKFDTSRADVYTVPYVAQFSNPVAIPPDGQQSYNNSRAAGTAATNDFLMKRHAECPLTSYVLTGFSQGAVIAGDVAASIGDGTGAVPADLVLGVGLIADGRRDPAFGNTVGPSVAGVGAELSLNGLKLPGLTMTGPRPGGFGDLNDRTYQICAPSDGICDAPAAALNPTNWLSSAPRLLEYYNNPVHAMYNSFQVDPNGTTATQWMAQWAAEKIDAAPTPPHS; encoded by the coding sequence ATGGCGAGGTCTGGAAAGCGTCGTGGGTGCCTGATCCCGCTGCTGATCATTCTTGTGGTCGCAGCGGTCGTGATCGGCGGTTGGTACATCCTGGCCGGGCGGGTGCCTTCGCCGACTCCGATCCCGCCGAGCCCGGAGCCTCCGGTGTCTCAGCCGGCCAGTTGCCCCGATGTCCAGGTAGTAGCCATACCGGGTACGTGGGAGTCGAGCGCTACCGACGACCCGTACAACCCGACGGCCAATCCGGCGTCGTTGATGCTGAACGTGACCCGTCCTCTGCAGGAGAAGTTCGATACTTCACGGGCCGACGTCTACACCGTTCCGTATGTCGCACAGTTTTCGAATCCGGTGGCGATCCCGCCGGACGGACAGCAGTCCTACAACAACAGTCGGGCTGCGGGAACTGCTGCCACTAACGACTTTCTGATGAAGCGGCACGCCGAGTGCCCGCTCACGAGTTACGTCCTGACTGGATTTTCCCAGGGCGCGGTGATCGCGGGTGACGTCGCCGCGAGTATCGGCGACGGTACCGGCGCGGTGCCTGCCGATCTGGTTCTGGGCGTCGGCTTGATCGCCGACGGTCGGCGCGATCCGGCGTTCGGGAACACCGTTGGCCCGAGCGTTGCCGGTGTCGGCGCCGAGCTGTCGCTGAACGGGCTGAAGCTGCCCGGTCTCACGATGACCGGCCCGAGGCCCGGCGGGTTCGGTGACCTCAACGATCGGACCTATCAGATCTGCGCGCCGAGCGACGGTATCTGCGACGCGCCGGCAGCCGCTCTCAACCCGACCAACTGGCTGAGTTCGGCGCCGCGACTGCTCGAGTACTACAACAACCCTGTGCACGCGATGTACAACTCCTTCCAAGTCGATCCGAACGGCACGACGGCCACCCAATGGATGGCACAGTGGGCTGCGGAGAAGATCGACGCTGCACCGACGCCGCCCCACAGTTGA